A DNA window from Trichomycterus rosablanca isolate fTriRos1 chromosome 9, fTriRos1.hap1, whole genome shotgun sequence contains the following coding sequences:
- the exoc8 gene encoding exocyst complex component 8, whose amino-acid sequence MSETANRLRKQLESPNFDPQNYVKQLSQQSDGDRDLQEHRQKIQTLADETAQNLKKNVYKNYRQFIETAKEISYLESEMYQLSHILTEQKSIMESITQALLSTDKDEAAKEMLTAFPKETEEVKQRTLTTLLEKVEGCKNIMETPGRYLVYNGDLFEYDADNMSQLQKVHAFLMNDCLLIATWLPNRRGAVKYKYNALYDLESFAVVNVKDNPPMKDMFKILMFPDSRIFQAENSKIKKEWLEILDETKKSKVKDRNKKEEEVPKSPVRPEVTALSTNPFDEEEALDTEEIVDLSPEWIQELPEDLDVCIAQRDFEGAVDLLQKLNEYLKDQPVTLKVKELKGKVDNRVRQLTEVLVFELSPDRSLRGGPKATRRAVSQLIRLGQSTKACDLYLKNRAAAVHTAIRQLRIEGATLLYIQKLCNVFFTGLLETAREFETDFAGDTGCYSAFVVWSRSAMRMFADAFSKQVFDSKESLTTAAECVKLAEEHCKQLSDIGLDLTFILQSLLVKDVKAALQCQKDVIIEATKHRNSEEMWRRMNLMTPEALAKLKDEMRNCGIISFNQYTGDDCWVNLSYTVVAFTKQMMAFLEEGLKLYFPELHLVFLESLREIILVAVQHVDYSLRCEQDSEKKSFILQNDSFLHETVLPVVERRFEEGVGKPAKQLQDLRKGSRSVRVNPESTTSLV is encoded by the coding sequence atgTCTGAAACAGCAAACAGACTGCGCAAGCAGCTCGAATCACCCAATTTTGATCCACAAAACTATGTAAAACAGCTCTCACAGCAGTCAGATGGAGATCGAGATCTTCAAGAACACAGACAGAAGATACAAACGCTGGCTGACGAGACCGCACAGAATCTCAAGAAAAATGTCTACAAGAATTACAGGCAGTTTATCGAGACTGCCAAGGAGATTTCATACCTGGAAAGTGAGATGTACCAACTGAGTCATATACTGACTGAACAGAAGAGCATCATGGAGAGTATCACCCAGGCTTTGCTGTCAACTGACAAGGATGAAGCAGCCAAAGAAATGCTTACTGCTTTCCCCAAAGAAACCGAGGAGGTGAAGCAAAGAACCCTGACGACACTTTTGGAGAAAGTCGAAGGTTGCAAGAACATCATGGAGACACCTGGCCGATATCTGGTCTACAACGGCGATCTTTTTGAATACGATGCTGACAACATGTCGCAGTTACAGAAAGTGCACGCCTTCTTGATGAACGACTGTCTGCTTATAGCCACCTGGCTACCAAATCGTCGCGGTGCAGTCAAGTACAAATACAATGCTCTTTATGACCTGGAGAGCTTTGCTGTCGTCAATGTCAAAGACAACCCTCCCATGAAAGACATGTTTAAGATCCTGATGTTCCCGGATAGTCGCATTTTTCAAGCAGAGAACAGCAAGATCAAAAAGGAGTGGTTGGAGATTCTGGATGAGACTAAGAAATCCAAAGTGAAGGACCGTAACAAGAAAGAAGAGGAGGTTCCTAAGTCTCCAGTCAGGCCGGAGGTCACTGCACTCTCCACCAACCCATTTGATGAGGAGGAAGCTCTTGACACAGAGGAAATTGTGGATTTAAGTCCAGAGTGGATTCAGGAACTCCCAGAGGATCTTGATGTCTGTATTGCTCAGCGAGATTTTGAAGGGGCAGTGGACCTATTGCAGAAGCTCAATGAGTACTTGAAGGACCAGCCAGTGACTTTGAAGGTCAAAGAGCTGAAGGGGAAAGTGGATAACCGAGTTCGGCAGCTGACCGAGGTCTTGGTGTTTGAGCTTTCACCGGATCGCTCACTGCGTGGTGGACCGAAAGCGACACGCCGCGCTGTTTCACAGTTAATCCGACTTGGCCAGTCCACCAAAGCTTGTGATCTGTACCTAAAGAATCGAGCTGCTGCAGTGCACACAGCCATCCGTCAGCTGCGCATCGAAGGGGCCACATTGTTATACATCCAGAAGCTTTGCAACGTTTTCTTTACTGGATTGCTAGAAACAGCCCGGGAGTTTGAGACTGACTTTGCAGGAGACACAGGCTGCTATTCTGCTTTTGTTGTCTGGTCTCGCTCGGCAATGCGGATGTTCGCAGATGCCTTCAGCAAACAAGTCTTCGACAGCAAGGAGAGCCTGACGACAGCTGCTGAATGTGTCAAGTTGGCGGAAGAGCACTGCAAGCAGCTAAGCGACATTGGACTGGACCTGACATTCATCCTGCAATCTCTTCTTGTTAAGGACGTCAAGGCAGCTCTTCAGTGCCAGAAAGATGTCATCATCGAGGCCACCAAGCACCGCAACTCCGAGGAGATGTGGCGCAGAATGAACCTGATGACCCCTGAAGCTCTCGCCAAGCTCAAAGACGAAATGCGAAACTGTGGCATTATCTCCTTCAATCAGTACACCGGCGACGACTGCTGGGTGAACCTCAGCTACACTGTTGTGGCTTTTACCAAGCAGATGATGGCGTTTCTGGAGGAAGGCCTGAAACTCTACTTCCCTGAGTTGCACCTGGTGTTCCTCGAGAGCCTGAGAGAGATCATCCTGGTGGCCGTGCAGCACGTCGACTACAGTCTGCGCTGTGAGCAGGACTCTGAGAAGAAAAGCTTCATCCTGCAGAACGACTCATTCCTACATGAGACTGTGCTTCCAGTGGTGGAGCGCAGGTTTGAGGAAGGTGTCGGCAAACCAGCCAAACAGCTGCAGGACCTCAGGAAGGGATCCAGGTCTGTTAGAGTTAATCCAGAGAGTACCACGTCTCTGGTGTGA
- the sprtn gene encoding DNA-dependent metalloprotease SPRTN isoform X1 has product MEDKDFLLALQLQEQFDNEVLAHTWSDDNSDSYPLSKKRRVESDWDVVEYSQPVQPERPLSIVDESWETLDPSPDIRATFLEFNDMLFWGKLSGVEVKWSPRMTLCAGVCSYEGRGGLCSIRLSEPLLKLRPRKDLVQPVVLIRPQTLLHEMIHALLFVTQNNRDRDGHGPEFCKHMNRINKATGTKITIYHSFHDEVDVYRQHWWRCNGPCQNRKPFFGYVKRAMNRAPSAQDPWWEDHRRTCGGTYTKIKEPENYGKKGKNGEKKEKNASKKPADKPKPSTSTAVSGSQDIRNILPFSGRGFLLGGSTQPSTSIQKPPIQSPPSKAPPSPMTVQEPAKTPPTDLFLPRNGTVLPKRSVSNHNAFVNINGSPVRITKTNGSLVRPKQRTVQDLFQVKKTNSPQKANSNTTTNQGSKTLSSGSASQVKPSQGTNSPKTGIFNKNSSGSSDRPKPPSAGSPFSKYFGSPKSSGSGVPGSSSTNPKTQIKTEKGISSFSSNNFGNPKSYGSGILGSSSGVQIKTENKIPSSKFSQFGSQERSGLPASSCTSIGSSSSSANLKQVRSPEKPGTGFYVPASSSRPVGSPFKSGTTSGARKRFREDHNSAHIFDFFQRVSQSPTASSSRVQREEETASDVPASGASGASSTSLSSAALTVHCPVCQTKVLESQINDHLDSCLR; this is encoded by the exons ATGGAGGATAAAGACTTTCTGCTGGCTCTGCAGTTACAGGAACAGTTTGATAATGAGGTTTTGGCTCACACATGGAGCGATGACAACAGTGACAGTTATCCTCTGAGTAAAAAGCGGAGAGTTGAGTCGGACTGGGATGTGGTGGAGTATTCCCAGCCTGTACAGCCGGAGAGACCGCTGTCTATAGTGGATGAATCGTGGGAGACGCTGGATCCCAGTCCGGATATCAGAGCCACGTTTCTCGAGTTCAATGACATGCTTTTCTGGGGGAAACTCAGCGGAGTCGAGGTCAAATGGAGCCCAAGAATGACACT GTGTGCAGGTGTATGCTCTTATGAAGGAAGAGGTGGTCTGTGTTCTATCCGTCTCAGTGAACCTCTTCTGAAGCTCAGACCACGGAAAGACCTGGTGCAG CCTGTTGTGTTGATCCGTCCTCAGACGCTCCTGCACGAGATGATCCACGCTCTGCTGTTTGTGACTCAAAACAACAGAGACCGTGACGGTCATGGACCAGAATTTTGCAAGCACATGAACAGAATAAATAAAGCCACCGGAACCAAAATCACA ATTTATCACTCCTTCCATGATGAGGTAGATGTGTACCGGCAGCACTGGTGGCGCTGTAATGGGCCGTGTCAGAACCGCAAGCCCTTCTTCGGCTATGTAAAAAGAGCCATGAATAGAGCTCCGTCAGCTCAAGACCCCTGGTGGGAAGACCATCGGAGAACCTGTGGAGGAACGTACACGAAAATCAAAGAACCGGAGAATTATGGAAAAAAGGGCAAAAATGGTGAGAAGAAGGAAAAGAACGCCTCAAAGAAGCCTGCAGACAAACCCAAACCATCCACCAGCACTGCAG TTTCTGGTTCTCAGGACATCAGGAACATCCTTCCATTCAGCGGGAGGGGGTTTCTTCTAGGAGGAAGCACACAGCCATCAACTTCTATACAGAAACCACCTATCCAAAGCCCTCCAAGtaaagccccaccatcaccaatgACTGTACAGGAACCAGCCAAAACTCCCCCCACAGACCTCTTCCTGCCTCGCAATGGGACAGTGCTTCCTAAAAGATCTGTCAGTAACCACAATGCTTTTGTGAACATCAACGGCTCTCCTGTGAGAATCACAAAAACCAACGGCAGTTTGGTCAGACCAAAACAGAGGACGGTGCAGGACCTTTTTCAGGTCAAAAAAACGAATTCTCCTCAGAAAGCAAACTCAAATACAACAACAAACCAGGGGTCTAAAACACTGTCTTCCGGTAGTGCCTCACAAGTGAAACCTTCTCAGGGTACAAACTCTCCTAAAACtggcatttttaataaaaactccTCAGGCAGCTCTGACAGACCAAAGCCTCCTTCTGCAGGATCACCGTTTTCTAAATACTTTGGTAGCCCTAAAAGTTCTGGAAGTGGAGTTCCAGGTTCCAGTTCTACAAATCCTAAAACCCAGATTAAAACGGAAAAGGGAATTTCAAGCTTCAGTTCGAACAATTTTGGAAACCCTAAAAGTTATGGAAGTGGAATTCTGGGTTCTAGTTCTGGAGTACAGattaaaacagaaaacaaaattcCAAGCTCCAAATTTAGTCAGTTTGGGAGCCAAGAACGTTCTGGACTTCCAGCCTCCAGTTGTACCAGCATAGGAAGCTCTTCATCAAGTGCCAACTTAAAACAGGTCAGAAGTCCAGAAAAACCTGGAACAGGTTTTTATGTACCAGCCTCAAGCTCCAGACCGGTTGGAAGTCCCTTCAAATCAGGCACCACTTCAGGAGCAAGGAAACGGTTTCGGGAGGATCATAATTCAGCACACATCTTTGATTTCTTTCAGCGAGTCAGCCAGTCGCCCACAGCTTCCTCGTCCAGGGTTCAACGTGAGGAGGAAACTGCTTCTGATGTGCCTGCTTCAGGGGCATCAGGTGCAAGTAGCACTTCCCTTAGTTCTGCTGCTCTTACTGTACACTGCCCTGTGTGCCAAACGAAAGTGCTCGAGTCCCAAATTAACGATCACTTAGACTCCTGCCTCAGGTGA
- the sprtn gene encoding DNA-dependent metalloprotease SPRTN isoform X2: MEDKDFLLALQLQEQFDNEVLAHTWSDDNSDSYPLSKKRRVESDWDVVEYSQPVQPERPLSIVDESWETLDPSPDIRATFLEFNDMLFWGKLSGVEVKWSPRMTLCAGVCSYEGRGGLCSIRLSEPLLKLRPRKDLVQTLLHEMIHALLFVTQNNRDRDGHGPEFCKHMNRINKATGTKITIYHSFHDEVDVYRQHWWRCNGPCQNRKPFFGYVKRAMNRAPSAQDPWWEDHRRTCGGTYTKIKEPENYGKKGKNGEKKEKNASKKPADKPKPSTSTAVSGSQDIRNILPFSGRGFLLGGSTQPSTSIQKPPIQSPPSKAPPSPMTVQEPAKTPPTDLFLPRNGTVLPKRSVSNHNAFVNINGSPVRITKTNGSLVRPKQRTVQDLFQVKKTNSPQKANSNTTTNQGSKTLSSGSASQVKPSQGTNSPKTGIFNKNSSGSSDRPKPPSAGSPFSKYFGSPKSSGSGVPGSSSTNPKTQIKTEKGISSFSSNNFGNPKSYGSGILGSSSGVQIKTENKIPSSKFSQFGSQERSGLPASSCTSIGSSSSSANLKQVRSPEKPGTGFYVPASSSRPVGSPFKSGTTSGARKRFREDHNSAHIFDFFQRVSQSPTASSSRVQREEETASDVPASGASGASSTSLSSAALTVHCPVCQTKVLESQINDHLDSCLR, from the exons ATGGAGGATAAAGACTTTCTGCTGGCTCTGCAGTTACAGGAACAGTTTGATAATGAGGTTTTGGCTCACACATGGAGCGATGACAACAGTGACAGTTATCCTCTGAGTAAAAAGCGGAGAGTTGAGTCGGACTGGGATGTGGTGGAGTATTCCCAGCCTGTACAGCCGGAGAGACCGCTGTCTATAGTGGATGAATCGTGGGAGACGCTGGATCCCAGTCCGGATATCAGAGCCACGTTTCTCGAGTTCAATGACATGCTTTTCTGGGGGAAACTCAGCGGAGTCGAGGTCAAATGGAGCCCAAGAATGACACT GTGTGCAGGTGTATGCTCTTATGAAGGAAGAGGTGGTCTGTGTTCTATCCGTCTCAGTGAACCTCTTCTGAAGCTCAGACCACGGAAAGACCTGGTGCAG ACGCTCCTGCACGAGATGATCCACGCTCTGCTGTTTGTGACTCAAAACAACAGAGACCGTGACGGTCATGGACCAGAATTTTGCAAGCACATGAACAGAATAAATAAAGCCACCGGAACCAAAATCACA ATTTATCACTCCTTCCATGATGAGGTAGATGTGTACCGGCAGCACTGGTGGCGCTGTAATGGGCCGTGTCAGAACCGCAAGCCCTTCTTCGGCTATGTAAAAAGAGCCATGAATAGAGCTCCGTCAGCTCAAGACCCCTGGTGGGAAGACCATCGGAGAACCTGTGGAGGAACGTACACGAAAATCAAAGAACCGGAGAATTATGGAAAAAAGGGCAAAAATGGTGAGAAGAAGGAAAAGAACGCCTCAAAGAAGCCTGCAGACAAACCCAAACCATCCACCAGCACTGCAG TTTCTGGTTCTCAGGACATCAGGAACATCCTTCCATTCAGCGGGAGGGGGTTTCTTCTAGGAGGAAGCACACAGCCATCAACTTCTATACAGAAACCACCTATCCAAAGCCCTCCAAGtaaagccccaccatcaccaatgACTGTACAGGAACCAGCCAAAACTCCCCCCACAGACCTCTTCCTGCCTCGCAATGGGACAGTGCTTCCTAAAAGATCTGTCAGTAACCACAATGCTTTTGTGAACATCAACGGCTCTCCTGTGAGAATCACAAAAACCAACGGCAGTTTGGTCAGACCAAAACAGAGGACGGTGCAGGACCTTTTTCAGGTCAAAAAAACGAATTCTCCTCAGAAAGCAAACTCAAATACAACAACAAACCAGGGGTCTAAAACACTGTCTTCCGGTAGTGCCTCACAAGTGAAACCTTCTCAGGGTACAAACTCTCCTAAAACtggcatttttaataaaaactccTCAGGCAGCTCTGACAGACCAAAGCCTCCTTCTGCAGGATCACCGTTTTCTAAATACTTTGGTAGCCCTAAAAGTTCTGGAAGTGGAGTTCCAGGTTCCAGTTCTACAAATCCTAAAACCCAGATTAAAACGGAAAAGGGAATTTCAAGCTTCAGTTCGAACAATTTTGGAAACCCTAAAAGTTATGGAAGTGGAATTCTGGGTTCTAGTTCTGGAGTACAGattaaaacagaaaacaaaattcCAAGCTCCAAATTTAGTCAGTTTGGGAGCCAAGAACGTTCTGGACTTCCAGCCTCCAGTTGTACCAGCATAGGAAGCTCTTCATCAAGTGCCAACTTAAAACAGGTCAGAAGTCCAGAAAAACCTGGAACAGGTTTTTATGTACCAGCCTCAAGCTCCAGACCGGTTGGAAGTCCCTTCAAATCAGGCACCACTTCAGGAGCAAGGAAACGGTTTCGGGAGGATCATAATTCAGCACACATCTTTGATTTCTTTCAGCGAGTCAGCCAGTCGCCCACAGCTTCCTCGTCCAGGGTTCAACGTGAGGAGGAAACTGCTTCTGATGTGCCTGCTTCAGGGGCATCAGGTGCAAGTAGCACTTCCCTTAGTTCTGCTGCTCTTACTGTACACTGCCCTGTGTGCCAAACGAAAGTGCTCGAGTCCCAAATTAACGATCACTTAGACTCCTGCCTCAGGTGA
- the fam89a gene encoding sprT-like domain-containing protein Spartan, with product MNGRSVNGSGPGAAGGAPCCIEGLPPLPKSLSGLLNSSGGSWREIERMHAKKAMIQDDLRRARTTGGAFPTDRAVPTKPANLDAALALLRKEMVGLRQQDMSLLCQLWSLHESIQEYKGSCQEAGPGAMDNGYFDEDDEFYTDSGVTPTETPEESETTPTRNGASEDTWLHESFRIAI from the exons ATGAACGGGAGGTCGGTAAACGGCAGCGGGCCGGGAGCAGCAGGAGGGGCTCCGTGCTGTATTGAAGGATTACCGCCGCTGCCCAAGAGCCTGAGCGGCCTGCTGAATTCGAGCGGCGGCTCGTGGAGGGAGATCGAGCGCATGCACGCCAAGAAGGCCATGATTCAGGACGACCTGCGGCGCGCGCGCACCACCGGAGGCGCGTTCCCGACCGACCGGGCTGTCCCGACCAAACCAGCCAACCTGGACGCAGCGCTGGCTCTGCTCAGGAAAGAAATG GTGGGTTTGCGACAACAGGACATGTCTTTGCTTTGCCAGCTCTGGTCCCTGCACGAGTCCATTCAGGAATACAAGGGCAGCTGCCAGGAAGCCGGACCGGGCGCTATGGACAACGGCTACTTTGACGAAGACGACGAGTTCTACACCGACTCTGGTGTCACACCCACTGAAACGCCAGAAGAGAGCGAGACTACGCCAACGCGTAACGGGGCGTCAGAGGACACGTGGCTCCACGAGTCTTTCCGCATCGCAATATGA
- the arv1 gene encoding protein ARV1, whose translation MAKTTFKCVECNEDASELYRDYSNGILKITICKSCAKPVDKYIEYDPVIILIDAILCKVQAFRHILFNTEINIHWKLCVFCLLCEAYLRWSQLQGSDVTSDPTDIIRYTKEWDFYSMFALAALELAVYCAGVFAALWPVQRFYGCSMQFADLLKALLLSCYGKVLLIPAVIWEHDYSPLCFSLIRLFVLTSNTQAIRVILNCRRRLSIFAVLVGLLLETCLSYTTDTLQPSTQTLKLVLYT comes from the exons ATGGCGAAAACAACATTCAAATGTGTTGAATGTAATGAAGATGCGTCAGAATTATACCGAGATTACAGCAACGGGATACTCAAGATTACAATATGT AAATCATGTGCAAAGCCAGTGGACAAGTACATCGAATATGATCCCGTCATTATTCTGATAGATGCCATACTGTGCAAAGTGCAGGCATTCAGGCACATCCTGTTCAACACGGAGATAAAC ATCCACTGGAAGCTGTGTGTTTTCTGTCTCCTGTGTGAAGCGTATCTGAGGTGGTCACAGCTTCAGGGTTCGGACGTGACCAGTGATCCCACCGACATCATCAGATACACTAAAGAATGGGATTTCTACAGCATGTTCGCTCTGGCTGCACTTG AGCTGGCTGTGTACTGTGCAGGTGTATTTGCAGCATTATGGCCCGTACAGAGGTTTTATGGTTGCTCTATGCAGTTTGCTGATCTGCTGAAAGCTCTGCTGCTGTCCTGCTACGGAAAAGTGCTGCTGATACCTGCAGTGATCTGGGAACATGATTATTCTCCACTCTGCTTCTCTCTCATCCGCCTGTTCGTCCTCACCTCCAACACACAGGCTATACGgg TCATCCTGAACTGTCGGAGACGACTCTCCATCTTTGCTGTGTTGGTTGGCCTGTTGTTGGAGACCTGTCTGTCTTACACTACTGACACACTGCAGCCCAGCACACAAACCCTCAAGCTTGTGCTTTACACCTGA